The Triticum dicoccoides isolate Atlit2015 ecotype Zavitan chromosome 6A, WEW_v2.0, whole genome shotgun sequence genome has a window encoding:
- the LOC119317943 gene encoding 24.1 kDa heat shock protein, mitochondrial-like gives MASRVVFSNRIPLVRAMENLLAASSGSALRPAAVAGGVRGYNAGAPLRSYDRDEAVERSPRSGARERDVGVPSFFSDVFRDPFSAPQSLGRLLSMLDDVAAASTDGAARAAPLRRGWNAREDADALRLRVDMPGLGKEHVKVWAEQNSLVIKGEGEKESDREGADAPRYSGRLELAGDVYRMDQIKAEMKNGVLRVVVPKVKEEERKDVFEVKVD, from the exons ATGGCATCACGGGTGGTGTTCTCCAACAGGATCCCGCTGGTGCGCGCCATGGAGAACCTCCTGGCCGCGTCCTCCGGGTCGGCTCTCaggccggctgccgtcgccggcggCGTCCGCGGGTACAACGCCGGCGCGCCCCTCCGGAGCTACGACCGGGACGAGGCGGTCGAGCGCAGCCCCCGCAGCGGCGCGCGCGAGCGCGACGTCGGCGTGCCCAGCTTCTTCTCAG ATGTGTTCCGTGACCCGTTCAGCGCGCCGCAGAgcctgggccggctgctgagcatgcTGGACGACGTGGCGGCGGCGTCCACCgacggcgcggcgcgggcggcgccgctCCGGCGCGGGTGGAACGCGAGGGAGGACGCGGACGCGCTGCGGCTGAGGGTGGACATGCCGGGGCTGGGCAAGGAGCACGTGAAGGTGTGGGCGGAGCAGAACAGCCTGGTGATCAAGGGCGAGGGCGAGAAGGAATCGGACCGGGAGGGCGCCGACGCGCCGAGGTACAGCGGCCGGCTCGAGCTCGCCGGGGACGTGTACCGGATGGACCAGATCAAGGCCGAGATGAAGAACGGCGTGCTCCGGGTGGTCGTGCCCAAGGTCAAGGAGGAGGAGCGCAAGGACGTCTTCGAGGTCAAAGTGGACTAG
- the LOC119317944 gene encoding polyadenylate-binding protein 2-like isoform X2: protein MDEEEHEVYGQEIPVDGDMEGADVDMAAAGDDAAKELDEMKRRLKEMEEEAAALRDMQAKVAKEMQGGDANASTAEAKEQVDYACTPEEVQQHFQACGTVNRVTILTDKFGQPKGFAYVEFLEQEAVQEALNLNESELHGRQIKVSPKRTNVPGMKQRPPRGFNPYHAYPYRSYGAPYFPPYGYGRVPRFRRPTRYRPYF, encoded by the exons ATGGACGAGGAGGAGCACGAGGTGTACGGCCAGGAGATCCCCGTGGACGGCGACATGGAAGGCGCCGACGTCGACATGGCCGCCGCCGGAGACGACGCAGCGAAG GAGCTCGACGAGATGAAGCGTAGGCTcaaggagatggaggaggaggccgccgcccTGCGCGACATGCAGGCCAAGGTCGCCAAGGAGATGCAAG GAGGAGATGCCAATGCGTCTACAGCTGAGGCAAAAGAACAG GTTGATTATGCGTGTACACCAGAGGAAGTGCAGCAGCATTTCCAAGCTTGTGGAACCGTCAACAGAGTGACAATCTTGACCGACAAGTTTGGACAGCCAAAAGGCTTTGCTTATGTGGAATTTCTAGAACAAGAAGCCGTTCAGGAGGCTCTTAATCTGAATGAATCTGAGTTGCATGGTCGCCAGATCAAG GTGTCACCAAAGAGGACTAACGTCCCTGGGATGAAGCAGCGTCCTCCACGCGGATTCAATCCCTACCATGCCTACCCTTATAGATCATACGGGGCACCGTATTTCCCACCGTACGGATATGG GAGAGTTCCCAGATTCCGCCGGCCGACACGCTACAGGCCGTACTTCTGA
- the LOC119317944 gene encoding polyadenylate-binding protein 2-like isoform X1 — protein MDEEEHEVYGQEIPVDGDMEGADVDMAAAGDDAAKELDEMKRRLKEMEEEAAALRDMQAKVAKEMQGGDANASTAEAKEQVDARSVYVGNVDYACTPEEVQQHFQACGTVNRVTILTDKFGQPKGFAYVEFLEQEAVQEALNLNESELHGRQIKVSPKRTNVPGMKQRPPRGFNPYHAYPYRSYGAPYFPPYGYGRVPRFRRPTRYRPYF, from the exons ATGGACGAGGAGGAGCACGAGGTGTACGGCCAGGAGATCCCCGTGGACGGCGACATGGAAGGCGCCGACGTCGACATGGCCGCCGCCGGAGACGACGCAGCGAAG GAGCTCGACGAGATGAAGCGTAGGCTcaaggagatggaggaggaggccgccgcccTGCGCGACATGCAGGCCAAGGTCGCCAAGGAGATGCAAG GAGGAGATGCCAATGCGTCTACAGCTGAGGCAAAAGAACAGGTTGATGCCCGCTCTGTTTATGTTGGAAAT GTTGATTATGCGTGTACACCAGAGGAAGTGCAGCAGCATTTCCAAGCTTGTGGAACCGTCAACAGAGTGACAATCTTGACCGACAAGTTTGGACAGCCAAAAGGCTTTGCTTATGTGGAATTTCTAGAACAAGAAGCCGTTCAGGAGGCTCTTAATCTGAATGAATCTGAGTTGCATGGTCGCCAGATCAAG GTGTCACCAAAGAGGACTAACGTCCCTGGGATGAAGCAGCGTCCTCCACGCGGATTCAATCCCTACCATGCCTACCCTTATAGATCATACGGGGCACCGTATTTCCCACCGTACGGATATGG GAGAGTTCCCAGATTCCGCCGGCCGACACGCTACAGGCCGTACTTCTGA